The following are from one region of the Planctomonas sp. JC2975 genome:
- a CDS encoding SOS response-associated peptidase: MCGRFAMDDDVNELITEFVAAGGDLNDWRPSYSIAPTDVVPIVRERVDKGTGEVRRSVDGAVWDFHPAFMRESKRPNFNARIETVTSNGLWKGAFASSRAIVPMRGYYEWTGEPGHKRAHFLHSGDGGLLAAAGIYTVRKVDDEWQVSTAIITREARDASGEIHDRMPVFLERDAWDEFLTPDKLDEPGKQNMVQLLTAESEKVAGTVTSYEVDPKVNNSRTADPDDPSLIEPLAS, translated from the coding sequence ATGTGCGGACGTTTCGCGATGGACGACGACGTCAACGAGCTCATCACGGAGTTCGTCGCCGCGGGCGGCGACCTGAACGACTGGCGTCCGAGCTACTCGATCGCGCCGACCGACGTCGTGCCCATCGTGAGGGAGCGAGTCGACAAGGGCACGGGGGAGGTGCGACGCAGCGTCGACGGCGCCGTGTGGGACTTCCACCCCGCCTTCATGCGCGAATCCAAGCGTCCCAACTTCAACGCCCGCATCGAGACCGTGACGAGCAACGGACTCTGGAAGGGTGCATTCGCCTCCTCGAGGGCCATCGTCCCGATGCGCGGCTACTACGAGTGGACGGGCGAGCCCGGCCACAAGCGCGCCCACTTCCTGCACTCGGGCGACGGCGGCCTGCTGGCAGCTGCAGGCATCTACACGGTGCGCAAGGTCGACGACGAGTGGCAGGTGTCCACCGCGATCATCACCAGGGAGGCCAGGGACGCCTCAGGCGAGATCCACGACCGCATGCCGGTCTTCCTCGAGCGGGACGCCTGGGACGAGTTCCTCACCCCCGACAAGCTCGACGAGCCCGGCAAGCAGAACATGGTCCAGCTGCTGACGGCTGAATCCGAGAAGGTGGCGGGCACCGTCACGAGCTACGAAGTCGACCCGAAGGTGAACAACTCCCGCACGGCCGATCCCGACGATCCGTCGCTCATCGAGCCGCTCGCATCCTGA
- a CDS encoding undecaprenyl-diphosphate phosphatase — protein MDFVNALILGLVQGLTEFLPISSSAHVRIVGELIGTGADPGAAFTAIIQLGTELAVLVYFWRDVTHIIKQWFLALFGRIPRGDATAKLGWMIIVGSIPIVILGLLFQKDIETTFRSLWIVAIMLIVFAIVLWLADHFGAKTRRVSELTWGHAAIYGLAQSLALIPGVSRSGGTISAGLFMGYQRSAAARYSFLLAMPAVFGSGLYELYKSVKHPCIAGSAEAAAGTCTPEVFNALDTFGATVVAFAVGLLVIAFFMRYISRHSFLPFVIYRIVIGVLLMILLATGVLSA, from the coding sequence ATGGACTTCGTCAACGCGCTGATCCTCGGCCTCGTGCAGGGGCTCACCGAGTTCCTTCCCATCTCCTCGAGCGCTCACGTGCGCATCGTCGGCGAGCTCATCGGCACGGGAGCGGATCCCGGGGCTGCATTCACCGCCATCATCCAGCTCGGCACCGAGCTGGCGGTGCTCGTGTACTTCTGGCGCGACGTGACCCACATCATCAAGCAGTGGTTCCTGGCACTGTTCGGGCGCATTCCGCGGGGCGACGCGACCGCCAAGCTGGGCTGGATGATCATCGTCGGCAGCATCCCGATCGTCATCCTCGGCCTGCTGTTCCAGAAAGACATCGAGACGACGTTCCGCTCGCTGTGGATCGTCGCGATCATGCTCATCGTGTTCGCGATCGTCCTGTGGCTCGCCGATCACTTCGGTGCGAAGACGCGCCGCGTGTCAGAGCTCACGTGGGGTCACGCGGCCATCTACGGTCTCGCCCAGTCCCTCGCGCTGATTCCTGGCGTCTCACGATCCGGCGGCACCATCTCCGCCGGACTGTTCATGGGCTATCAGCGCAGCGCTGCTGCCCGGTATTCGTTCCTGCTCGCCATGCCGGCCGTGTTCGGCAGCGGACTGTACGAGCTGTACAAGTCCGTGAAGCATCCGTGCATCGCGGGCAGCGCCGAGGCTGCAGCAGGCACGTGCACGCCCGAGGTGTTCAACGCGCTCGACACGTTCGGAGCCACGGTCGTCGCGTTCGCGGTCGGCCTGCTCGTGATCGCGTTCTTCATGCGGTACATCTCGCGCCACAGTTTCCTGCCGTTCGTGATCTACCGCATCGTCATCGGCGTACTGCTCATGATCCTTCTGGCGACGGGGGTCCTGAGTGCCTGA
- a CDS encoding DNA polymerase Y family protein, which translates to MQTVLALDSGVPGGDRRTEQHSPRRTLLLWCPDWPVRAAVAAGLAEDGHPVALIDKGLVFASSAEARREGVRRGLRVREAQSRCSSLVVLPYDAALDQREFEPLLTAIEQAIPGVQPVRPGLCALRARGPARFYGGEDAAAFQLLRVAAEHGSPDACVGIADGPFAAEQAARAASRPWGRRSARAPDAAAANDRVLIVEPGGSAAFLAPLPVDAFGYDVQLTTLFHRLGLDTIGAVAALDPLELEDRFGQEGVRAHALATGVERTVVVPRDPQAVLERSIPFEPGLERADEVTFAFRQTADDFVASLSAQKLVATAVTIVVRSESGAESERTWLHPRWFTAPDVVDRVRWQLQGAGVDSGLDSAVVEVTVKPEAVDAASHHEDGLFGGGPDERVHHALSRVQSMLGHDAVGTAAVAGGRMLADRTVLVPWGDRAPDAVAGDRAKPWPGSLPPPLPSTVYSPPVRCAVLAASGAPVDVDDAGELTADPVGFSPVPGRPLGVAGWAGPWPIEERWWDADAVRAVHRLQLVDSSGGAWLVLLERGQWMLEARYD; encoded by the coding sequence GTGCAGACCGTGCTGGCACTCGACAGCGGTGTGCCGGGCGGGGACCGGCGCACGGAACAGCACAGTCCACGCCGCACACTGCTGCTCTGGTGCCCGGACTGGCCGGTGCGGGCCGCGGTGGCTGCCGGGCTGGCGGAGGACGGGCATCCGGTCGCGCTCATCGACAAGGGGCTGGTGTTCGCCTCATCGGCAGAGGCGAGGCGCGAGGGCGTGCGTCGTGGGCTGCGCGTGCGGGAGGCGCAGTCGCGGTGCTCGTCCCTCGTCGTGCTGCCCTACGACGCCGCACTCGACCAGCGGGAGTTCGAGCCGTTGCTGACGGCGATCGAGCAGGCGATCCCCGGCGTGCAGCCCGTTCGGCCGGGGCTGTGCGCTCTGCGGGCGCGCGGGCCTGCGCGGTTCTACGGCGGGGAGGATGCCGCGGCATTCCAGCTGCTCCGCGTCGCCGCCGAGCACGGCTCCCCCGACGCCTGCGTGGGCATCGCCGACGGGCCGTTCGCCGCTGAGCAGGCGGCGCGGGCTGCATCGCGTCCGTGGGGAAGGCGGAGCGCGAGGGCGCCGGACGCCGCAGCGGCGAACGATCGTGTGCTGATCGTCGAGCCGGGCGGATCCGCAGCGTTCCTCGCCCCGCTGCCGGTCGACGCGTTCGGATACGACGTGCAGCTCACCACGCTGTTCCACCGGCTCGGCCTGGACACGATCGGGGCCGTGGCGGCGCTGGATCCGCTCGAGCTGGAGGACAGGTTCGGTCAGGAGGGCGTCCGCGCGCACGCCCTCGCCACGGGTGTGGAGCGGACAGTCGTGGTGCCGAGGGATCCGCAGGCCGTGCTGGAGCGATCCATCCCGTTCGAACCGGGACTGGAGCGTGCGGACGAGGTGACATTCGCCTTCCGGCAGACCGCTGACGACTTCGTGGCATCCCTCTCCGCCCAGAAGCTCGTGGCCACGGCGGTGACGATCGTGGTGCGCTCCGAGTCGGGGGCGGAGAGCGAGCGCACGTGGCTGCATCCGAGGTGGTTCACGGCGCCCGACGTCGTGGATCGTGTGCGATGGCAGCTGCAAGGTGCCGGCGTCGACAGCGGACTGGACTCCGCCGTCGTCGAGGTGACGGTGAAGCCGGAGGCGGTGGACGCCGCGAGCCACCACGAGGACGGCCTGTTCGGCGGCGGCCCTGACGAGCGAGTGCACCACGCGCTCTCCCGCGTGCAGAGCATGCTCGGGCACGACGCCGTCGGCACCGCCGCCGTCGCGGGAGGACGGATGCTCGCCGATCGCACGGTACTGGTCCCGTGGGGCGATCGTGCTCCGGATGCCGTGGCCGGCGACCGAGCGAAGCCGTGGCCCGGATCCCTCCCGCCGCCGCTGCCGTCAACGGTGTATTCGCCGCCGGTGCGGTGCGCGGTGCTGGCGGCATCCGGCGCTCCCGTCGACGTGGATGACGCAGGCGAGCTCACGGCCGATCCGGTGGGCTTCTCCCCCGTGCCGGGCAGGCCGCTCGGCGTTGCAGGATGGGCGGGACCGTGGCCAATCGAGGAACGCTGGTGGGATGCGGACGCCG
- a CDS encoding SUMF1/EgtB/PvdO family nonheme iron enzyme, producing the protein MADIELAPAAGGSVTLHDARRSLKRPVELEPFQIGVYALTQEQLAELIGETASHPRRPAVDVSWLRAIRVCNAASEWEGLDAAYTFDGEDVTWHVDSDGYRLPTEAEWEFACRAGSIGPQYGPLAEIAWTSTDGVGSPQNVGGKHPNLNGLFDTLGNVWEWCWDLLDPARYGAYRVFRGGGFADDAWSVRASTRRGGDPRTHQDDVGVRLARGGFDSEDEAQGWSAIADRERALGSGPVPFGWTPLR; encoded by the coding sequence GTGGCCGACATCGAGCTGGCGCCCGCCGCCGGGGGATCCGTGACCCTCCACGATGCCCGCCGGTCGCTGAAGCGCCCGGTGGAGCTGGAGCCGTTCCAGATCGGGGTCTATGCCCTCACCCAGGAGCAGCTGGCCGAGCTCATCGGCGAGACGGCGTCGCATCCACGCCGGCCGGCCGTCGATGTCAGCTGGCTGCGCGCGATCCGCGTCTGCAACGCCGCATCCGAGTGGGAGGGCCTCGATGCGGCGTACACGTTCGACGGCGAAGACGTCACCTGGCACGTGGACTCGGACGGCTACCGCCTTCCGACAGAGGCCGAATGGGAATTCGCGTGTCGTGCCGGCTCGATCGGTCCGCAGTACGGGCCGCTCGCGGAGATCGCCTGGACCAGCACAGATGGCGTCGGATCGCCGCAGAACGTTGGCGGCAAGCATCCGAACCTGAACGGCCTGTTCGACACCCTCGGCAACGTGTGGGAATGGTGCTGGGACCTGCTCGACCCCGCACGCTACGGCGCCTATCGCGTGTTCCGCGGCGGTGGATTCGCGGATGACGCATGGAGCGTCCGCGCATCGACTCGCCGCGGCGGCGACCCGCGCACACATCAGGACGACGTGGGCGTCCGCCTCGCCCGCGGTGGATTCGACTCCGAGGACGAGGCTCAGGGGTGGTCGGCCATTGCCGACCGCGAACGGGCGCTGGGATCCGGTCCCGTCCCCTTCGGCTGGACGCCGTTGCGCTGA
- the mshC gene encoding cysteine--1-D-myo-inosityl 2-amino-2-deoxy-alpha-D-glucopyranoside ligase: MPEAWPRPSVPRLPGSGTAPQLFDSASNSYQCSTPEDPVARLYVCGITPYDATHIGHANTYLAFDTLQRVWLDAGLEVHYAQNITDVDDPLLERATATGVDWRDLAAQQIELFRGDMEALRILPPQDYVAVTEVIDEIADAVALLLERGTAYRVPTPDTKGGTGAGDGSDTDDVYFDVAAAAQTSPWRIGDESNLDRATMLALSAERGGDPDRPGKRDQLDPLLWRAARDGEPAWDSVVGRGRPGWHIECSVIALKHLGHDFTVQGGGADLLFPHHELSAGHAAALSGHPLAKVYSHAGLIAYQGEKMSKSLGNLVLVSRLVEEGVDPAAVRLALLAHHYRTEWEWTPEGLREAESRLAAWRSIRADPAGVKADDVLATVRARLADDLDTPGALAAVDAAADSGVDDPELVSGLVDALLGVVL, from the coding sequence GTGCCTGAGGCGTGGCCAAGGCCGTCCGTTCCCCGGCTGCCGGGAAGCGGCACGGCGCCGCAGCTGTTCGACAGCGCGTCGAACAGCTACCAGTGCTCGACCCCCGAGGACCCGGTCGCGCGGCTCTACGTGTGCGGCATCACCCCGTACGACGCGACGCACATCGGGCATGCCAACACCTATCTCGCCTTCGACACGCTGCAGAGGGTCTGGCTGGACGCGGGCCTCGAAGTGCACTACGCGCAGAACATCACGGATGTCGACGACCCGCTCCTGGAGCGCGCAACAGCCACCGGCGTCGACTGGCGCGACCTCGCCGCCCAGCAGATCGAGCTGTTCCGGGGCGACATGGAGGCGCTGCGCATCCTTCCTCCTCAGGACTACGTCGCCGTCACCGAGGTGATCGATGAGATCGCGGATGCCGTCGCCCTCCTCCTCGAGCGCGGCACGGCTTACCGCGTGCCCACCCCAGACACCAAGGGGGGCACCGGGGCCGGCGACGGATCCGACACCGACGACGTGTACTTCGATGTCGCGGCGGCCGCGCAGACGAGCCCCTGGCGAATCGGCGACGAGAGCAACCTCGACCGGGCCACGATGCTCGCCCTGTCGGCCGAGCGCGGCGGCGACCCGGATCGACCGGGCAAACGCGACCAACTCGATCCGCTCCTGTGGCGGGCGGCACGCGACGGCGAGCCGGCGTGGGACTCCGTGGTGGGCCGCGGCCGTCCCGGCTGGCACATCGAGTGCTCGGTCATCGCACTGAAGCACCTCGGACATGATTTCACCGTGCAGGGCGGCGGAGCAGACCTGCTGTTCCCGCACCACGAACTGAGTGCCGGGCACGCAGCTGCGCTGAGCGGACATCCGCTCGCCAAGGTCTACAGCCACGCGGGCTTGATCGCCTACCAGGGCGAGAAGATGAGCAAGTCTCTGGGCAACCTGGTCCTCGTCTCACGGCTGGTGGAGGAGGGCGTCGATCCCGCGGCTGTCCGGCTCGCGCTGCTCGCCCACCACTATCGCACCGAATGGGAGTGGACCCCGGAGGGCCTGCGCGAGGCGGAGTCACGGCTGGCTGCCTGGCGCAGCATCCGCGCGGATCCGGCCGGCGTGAAGGCGGACGACGTTCTCGCCACTGTCCGTGCGCGCCTCGCAGACGACCTCGACACCCCTGGCGCCTTGGCCGCAGTCGATGCGGCGGCCGATTCGGGTGTCGACGATCCAGAACTCGTCAGCGGCCTGGTGGACGCGCTGCTCGGCGTCGTGCTCTGA
- a CDS encoding M20/M25/M40 family metallo-hydrolase: MTTPNDAEQSAVEREPEPQLDETARIARDLIRIDTTNWGEGRAKGETDAAAYVSDHLASLGLQPRTYESRPDRTTVIARVEGRSKDKPALVVHGHLDVVPADPADWTFDPFAGEIHDGLLWGRGAVDMKNMDAMILTALGDIVRAGEAPERDLVIAFFADEEDGGLFGSHFMVDEHPEVFEGATEAISEVGGYSVDVGGKRAYLLQTGEKSLVWIRLIARGRAAHGSRMVADNAVTKLAEAVVAIGRHEWPLRLTDTTTQLIGELARLLGVDPVALGPDEVVLRSGTASGFIRATLRTTSNPTLLKAGYKHNVVPERAEALVDIRTLAGEEDDVLLKVRELVDDEVDIEIVHRDIGLEAPFAGQLVDAMRDALLTHDRDAVVLPYLLSGGTDNKALSRLGITGYGFAPLQLPAGIDFPAMFHGVDERVPLDSLVFGRTVLRHLLATY, encoded by the coding sequence ATGACCACCCCGAACGACGCCGAGCAGAGTGCCGTCGAGCGGGAGCCCGAGCCGCAGCTCGATGAGACCGCCCGGATCGCCAGGGACCTCATCCGCATCGACACCACGAACTGGGGTGAGGGGCGGGCCAAGGGCGAGACGGATGCCGCCGCCTACGTCAGCGACCACCTCGCCTCCCTCGGGCTCCAGCCGCGCACGTACGAGTCCCGTCCAGACCGCACAACGGTCATCGCACGCGTCGAGGGACGCAGCAAGGACAAGCCGGCCCTGGTCGTGCACGGGCACCTGGATGTCGTCCCAGCGGATCCCGCCGACTGGACCTTCGATCCGTTCGCCGGCGAGATCCACGACGGGTTGCTCTGGGGCCGCGGCGCCGTGGACATGAAGAACATGGACGCGATGATCCTCACGGCGCTCGGCGACATCGTCCGGGCGGGGGAGGCTCCGGAACGCGACCTGGTCATCGCGTTCTTCGCCGACGAGGAGGACGGTGGACTCTTCGGCTCGCATTTCATGGTGGACGAGCATCCCGAGGTGTTCGAGGGCGCGACAGAGGCCATCAGCGAGGTCGGCGGATACTCGGTCGACGTCGGCGGAAAGCGCGCGTATCTGTTGCAGACGGGGGAGAAGTCCCTGGTCTGGATCCGGCTGATCGCCCGCGGTCGCGCCGCCCACGGATCCCGTATGGTCGCGGACAACGCCGTCACCAAGCTCGCCGAGGCGGTCGTCGCCATCGGACGGCACGAGTGGCCGCTGCGGCTGACCGACACGACCACGCAGCTGATCGGAGAGCTGGCACGCCTGCTCGGGGTCGACCCGGTCGCTCTCGGACCCGACGAGGTGGTGCTGCGCAGCGGAACGGCATCCGGGTTCATCCGCGCGACGCTGCGCACCACGAGCAACCCCACGCTGCTGAAGGCTGGCTACAAGCACAATGTGGTGCCGGAGCGCGCGGAAGCGCTCGTGGACATCCGCACGCTCGCCGGCGAAGAGGACGACGTGCTCCTGAAGGTGCGCGAGTTGGTCGACGACGAGGTCGACATCGAGATCGTTCATCGCGACATCGGGCTTGAGGCTCCGTTCGCCGGCCAACTGGTCGATGCGATGAGGGATGCCCTGCTGACGCACGATCGCGACGCCGTCGTGCTGCCGTACCTCCTTTCCGGAGGAACGGACAACAAGGCACTCAGCCGCCTCGGCATCACCGGATACGGATTCGCTCCGCTTCAGCTGCCGGCAGGCATCGACTTCCCAGCCATGTTCCACGGCGTCGACGAGCGCGTGCCGCTCGACTCGCTCGTGTTCGGACGCACCGTCCTGCGCCACCTCCTGGCCACCTACTGA
- a CDS encoding mechanosensitive ion channel domain-containing protein: MHADTPNASDAAGFLAGLDPWDVAFAVISVVLGIVFGVLAKRGTQALLARIPSIPETVAKRIASTVRLVLILLGVGIALTFLGAPIQPVIALAIVLAVIAVLALRGIAENYAAGLVIQTRRPFTRGDVVRIGDYEGVVAEINGRSVAVRQFDGSIAHIPNASVLSNPFLNESERTALRGELEVRVRYRDRDDLDSVVEGIRSACAGVSSLIDGKHAEVLFVALAPDRATLAVRYRHRPTHKGATRSDIVSAVYGAVADRDAVVTSEKVDPPLTPPAVL; encoded by the coding sequence ATGCACGCGGACACGCCGAATGCCAGCGACGCGGCGGGATTCCTCGCAGGGCTCGATCCCTGGGATGTGGCCTTCGCGGTGATCAGCGTTGTGCTGGGCATCGTCTTCGGGGTGCTGGCCAAGCGCGGTACTCAGGCTCTGCTCGCCCGCATTCCCAGCATCCCTGAGACCGTGGCGAAGCGGATCGCCAGCACGGTGCGGCTGGTGCTCATCCTGCTCGGCGTCGGGATAGCGCTCACGTTCCTCGGTGCTCCCATCCAGCCGGTGATCGCTCTGGCGATCGTGCTCGCGGTGATCGCGGTTCTGGCGCTGCGCGGGATCGCCGAGAACTATGCGGCCGGACTCGTCATCCAGACGCGGCGGCCGTTCACCAGGGGTGACGTCGTGCGGATCGGCGACTACGAGGGCGTGGTGGCCGAGATCAATGGGCGGTCGGTCGCCGTGCGGCAGTTCGACGGATCCATCGCGCACATCCCGAACGCGAGCGTGCTGTCCAATCCGTTCCTGAACGAGTCGGAGCGCACGGCGCTCCGCGGCGAGCTCGAGGTGCGGGTGAGGTATCGGGATCGCGACGATCTCGACTCGGTCGTGGAGGGCATCCGCTCGGCCTGCGCGGGGGTGAGCTCGCTCATCGACGGCAAGCACGCCGAGGTGCTCTTCGTGGCACTCGCCCCGGATCGTGCGACGCTCGCCGTGCGCTACCGGCACCGTCCGACGCACAAGGGCGCGACTCGATCCGACATCGTCTCCGCCGTCTATGGCGCCGTTGCCGACCGGGATGCCGTCGTGACATCGGAGAAGGTGGATCCGCCGCTCACTCCCCCGGCCGTTCTCTAG